AATCACGCTCTCCGGCGTGTCCACAAAAAGATGGAGGGTGACGGGCACGTGACGCGTCGCCGTCCCGGTCAGAACCGGCCCGGTCAGACGCGGCCGAAACTCCGCCAGCCACTGCATGGCCTGCGCAGCCTGCTCGCGGAGCAGGCGCAACTCCGCCTCATGCGCCTGACCATGGAAAAGCTGCAGACGTGACTGAAGCTCTTCCTCGATCTCCGCATTACTTGGCCAGTCCTGTTGAGCATCGCCACCAGCGCCCAGGCGGCGCGCCGCCTTTTCCTTGGCCACCCGGAAGTCCACCACCCCTTCGTCAGCCATGATCCGCGCCGATTCCACCACTAGCAGGCGCCGCAAACGGGATTGTTGCTGTGACTTAACCATTTCCGCACCCCGCTCATTGTCTACAAACGACATTCCGCATAAGATAGCGCGAATGCGAGAGTGGCGGAATTGGTAGACGCACTGGATTTAGGTTCCAGCGGTTACGGCCGTGCGAGTTCGAGTCTCGCCTTTCGCACCAACTTCTCAAAATAGCCGTTGCGCCGTAAGGTTGTCGCGTGCTGCAAGTTGGGTACAAATGGGGGCATAAATGAATATGCAACAATCCATTATGTCAGGATATCAAAAGTTTTTTACCAGAAGCGGCCGGGCACCGCGCTCAGAATACTGGTATTTCCTTTTATTCTATCTATTGTTGAATATTGCCGTACAACTACTGGGTATCTATCTCCGGACCCACGATCATTCCGGCACCACTTCCATTCTCCTTTCGATTGTCGCGATGGGGTTCTGGCTGGCAGCCCTGGCCACTGCCGTACCAATGCTGATGGTCACGGTCCGTCGTGTTCACGATATTGGACGGACGGGTTGGTGGGTAGGCGTCTCCTTTATCAACGGGCTCCTGCTCGACGGAGCGTTTGGATATGTGATCTTCAGAACCACTATCATGCACAATACCCAAAATCTGCAGGCTGGTCTGCCCAGTGGCGGTATGGCAATCGTCTTGGGCATATTGGGCTTGATCGGCATCGCGTTGGGCCTTACGATCTTCATCTTCACCCTCCTGCCGGGAAGCCCAGGAGAGAACCGTTATGGCCCAAATCCTCTGGACTCCCACGCCACGCCTGTTTCCGGGCGCGAGTTCGATAGATCCTGATCGAGGCACCTGTAATTCATGAGGATTTAACATTGACCACCTTCAGACCAATTGCATTTGTCATGGCGTCAACCAATCATGGAACCATGATAGTCAACAGAAATGACTACAGAATCGTTCCCGGCGGGGAATTTGGCGTTGGCCATCAAATACTCACGTCGTCATCTTTCGACCAGCCCGAAGTGGATCTCGTCCTGCAGTTGTTATCCGCCAGAAGAACCCACCATGGCGATGGCGTCTTTGCCATCGATTGCGGCGCCAATATAGGCGTCCACACCATAGAGTGGGCAAAGCTCATGTATGGCTGGGGATCGGTGGTCGCCTTTGAAGCGCAGGAAAGAATTTTTTATGCGCTGGCGGGGAACATCGCCATCAACAACTGCTTCAACGCCAGAGCCGAATGGGCTGCCGTCGGCGCCGGCAACGGATTCATCGGGGTTCCGTCACCGGACTACAACCTGCCGTCGAGCTACGGCAGCCTGGAGTTGAAAAAATCGGCGAGCAACGAGTTCATCGGCCAGGAAATAGACTATTCAGAGGAAAAAACCATCCGGACGCGGATGGTTGCCATTGATCAGGCGATAAGTGGACGGGTTGATTTTATCAAAATAGACGTCGAGGGAATGGAAATCGATGTGCTCCATGGCGCAAGGGAAACGATCATACGCAATAAGCCAGGCATGCTCATTGAAAAAATAAAATCAGAGGAAAACGAACTGATCGGATTCGTTACCGGGCTAGGCTATAAAACATTCCAATTTGGGATCAATATAATCGCCGTACACGAATCGGATCCGGTGATCTCCATCATAAATACCACGGTGTAGATTCACGCCATGGAGCGGAGCACGACGTGTGCGGCGGCCGGGCAGAGCATCCTTACCGACGGCGCGAAGCGGATTGTCCTGGCAGATCGCCTGCGACCGAACACAATGCCTGAAAAATGAAACGGTCATTCACCTCGGATTCCGGCCGGATCGTGTCCTATGAAGACATCGGTGACCCGAACGGAAAGTTGCCGGTATTGTTCCTTCACGGTACGCCCGGCTCCCGCCTGCAACTGGAGTTACTGCCTGCAGCCCTGCGTAGCGGTCTGCGCTGGATCGCCTTCGACCGGGCGGGTTATGGAGCATCGGACCGGCAGCCGGGACTGACCATGACCGAAGTGGCGGCGACGGGCGAAGTTCTGGCCAACCATCTGGGGCTGGACGCCTTTCACGTGCTGGGTTTCTCGGGCGGTGGTCCCTACGCGCTGGCCTGCGCCCGCGCCATGCCGGGGCGGGTGCGCACCGTGCATCTGGCGAGCAGCTCGGGACCGGCGGAGCTTCCCGAGGTACGATCCGCCTTCGGTCTTCAGGACCACACCATCTTTATCCTGGTGCGCCATGCACCGTGGCTTTTCAGGGCGCTGTTGCGCCTCAGAATGGCGGGCGTGCAGCGGAGGCCGGAGCGCTTCGTGGCGCAGTTCGCGGCAAAGATGACTACCCGGGACCATGCCCTGCTGGCGGCGCCCGACGTTCTGGCGAAGCTTTGCGACGATTTGCGGGAGGCTTTGCGGCAAGGGACTGCGGGGTTGGCTGACGATTTCGCGGTGCTCAACCGCCCCTGGCCCTTCCGCCTGGAGGATATCCGGGTGCCGGTGCATGTCTGGCAGGGTACACAGGATCATGTGAACAATCTGCAGGTCGGTCTGGCGATGGCCGCACATTTGCCAAGTGCGCAGATCCATCTCCTGGAGTCAGGCTCGCATACGCTGTTGCTGACCCATGCCGCGGAGATCCGTGCGGCGTTGGACCAGGATGAGGCCCTGGCTGCTCAGGAACCCGCTAAATGATACCGGGAACAAGGCAGTACGTGCAGTTGCGGTATTCCTGATAAGCGATCCCGAAGGCGTCCACGAGTATGCGTTCCTCTTTGACGATTCTCCAGAGGTAGGCCAAAATAACAGGAACGACGATCAGGATGGCGGTGGCCCAGTAGCCAAACGACAGCGCCAACCCCAAAAAACAGAGTAGCGCTCCCGTATAGGATGGATGGCGCACCATGCGATAGGGTCCATGTCGGATCAGCCGGTGCCCAGGCTGAATGGCCAGATCCACGGTGAAATATCTCCTCAACGTCATGATCGCGTATGTTCGCAACAGGAGTCCCGCCATGAGTAACGAAACCCCCACCCGCGGTAGATAGAGCGCGATATGTGGCTCCTGACGGATTTCCAGAGCCAACACGCAAGCCCAACTTCCTACGCTGGACAAGATCACGACGTTGAATATTTTTGAAGACCCGCCATCCTGCCTGTTCGCATTCATGGGGGAACGGAAAAAGTATTCCAGGTACAGCTCCAGCAATATCCACGCTGACAACAGCGCTAACAGCAGAACAGCAGATACCATCATTCCTCACCGCCCTTGAGCCCCTTGCCCCGATCACCAGCGATGAAACAGTGTACCACCATATCTCCACATCCTGAATCCTTGAGATTATCCCGAATGTTACGACAGCTATTCAACGCCGGTGCGTTAGCGGATGAGCCACCCAGGCAAGGCGGTGGGGTCGGCAAAACACATCGCGGCACCGCTGGCATCCAGGCGTTCCGCGCCGTGTACGCCG
This sequence is a window from Acidithiobacillus ferridurans. Protein-coding genes within it:
- a CDS encoding methyltransferase family protein, producing the protein MMVSAVLLLALLSAWILLELYLEYFFRSPMNANRQDGGSSKIFNVVILSSVGSWACVLALEIRQEPHIALYLPRVGVSLLMAGLLLRTYAIMTLRRYFTVDLAIQPGHRLIRHGPYRMVRHPSYTGALLCFLGLALSFGYWATAILIVVPVILAYLWRIVKEERILVDAFGIAYQEYRNCTYCLVPGII
- a CDS encoding DUF805 domain-containing protein; amino-acid sequence: MNMQQSIMSGYQKFFTRSGRAPRSEYWYFLLFYLLLNIAVQLLGIYLRTHDHSGTTSILLSIVAMGFWLAALATAVPMLMVTVRRVHDIGRTGWWVGVSFINGLLLDGAFGYVIFRTTIMHNTQNLQAGLPSGGMAIVLGILGLIGIALGLTIFIFTLLPGSPGENRYGPNPLDSHATPVSGREFDRS
- a CDS encoding alpha/beta fold hydrolase, giving the protein MSYEDIGDPNGKLPVLFLHGTPGSRLQLELLPAALRSGLRWIAFDRAGYGASDRQPGLTMTEVAATGEVLANHLGLDAFHVLGFSGGGPYALACARAMPGRVRTVHLASSSGPAELPEVRSAFGLQDHTIFILVRHAPWLFRALLRLRMAGVQRRPERFVAQFAAKMTTRDHALLAAPDVLAKLCDDLREALRQGTAGLADDFAVLNRPWPFRLEDIRVPVHVWQGTQDHVNNLQVGLAMAAHLPSAQIHLLESGSHTLLLTHAAEIRAALDQDEALAAQEPAK
- a CDS encoding nucleotidyltransferase, encoding MVKSQQQSRLRRLLVVESARIMADEGVVDFRVAKEKAARRLGAGGDAQQDWPSNAEIEEELQSRLQLFHGQAHEAELRLLREQAAQAMQWLAEFRPRLTGPVLTGTATRHVPVTLHLFVDTPESVIFFLMDQKVAYEEVWQRLHYGDAPARDYPCLKLNFAGADLRLVLFDLDEDRRSPASPVDGRPLRRATLAQLQKLLVESVPNPV
- a CDS encoding FkbM family methyltransferase gives rise to the protein MTTFRPIAFVMASTNHGTMIVNRNDYRIVPGGEFGVGHQILTSSSFDQPEVDLVLQLLSARRTHHGDGVFAIDCGANIGVHTIEWAKLMYGWGSVVAFEAQERIFYALAGNIAINNCFNARAEWAAVGAGNGFIGVPSPDYNLPSSYGSLELKKSASNEFIGQEIDYSEEKTIRTRMVAIDQAISGRVDFIKIDVEGMEIDVLHGARETIIRNKPGMLIEKIKSEENELIGFVTGLGYKTFQFGINIIAVHESDPVISIINTTV